A single window of Salvia splendens isolate huo1 chromosome 6, SspV2, whole genome shotgun sequence DNA harbors:
- the LOC121810028 gene encoding uncharacterized protein LOC121810028, which produces MQGKRKARSFSPSPSSPLIVPIEYSDGEASCPDATPAAKKLRSDGLSGCVTLQDLKDRFQLVLDRDAAAAEADTESDVYAPLYFPWKMTSESWEACKAEAVRQRKDEGFFGFNSPDDDELIPLRRLRKCNIGRS; this is translated from the coding sequence ATGCAAGGAAAAAGGAAAGCAAGAAGTTTCTCACCCTCCCCCTCCAGCCCCCTCATTGTGCCGATCGAATATTCCGATGGAGAAGCTTCATGTCCTGATGCGACACCCGCCGCAAAGAAGCTAAGGAGCGATGGGCTCTCCGGTTGCGTTACACTACAAGATCTCAAAGATCGGTTCCAACTAGTATTAGACCGGGATGCTGCCGCTGCCGAAGCAGACACCGAATCTGATGTATATGCACCTTTATATTTTCCTTGGAAGATGACTAGTGAAAGTTGGGAGGCTTGCAAGGCAGAGGCTGTACGACAGAGGAAGGATGAAGGGTTTTTTGGTTTCAACAGCCCTGATGATGATGAGTTAATTCCTCTAAGGAGATTGAGAAAGTGTAATATTG